In Desulfosalsimonas propionicica, one DNA window encodes the following:
- a CDS encoding AMP-binding protein: MGLYDFTFYDQIKRNAAAFPNAGAWYEVDTGEMFTFRDIKTRVDALCSGLKAAGVERGDRLGVLGKNSIEFFLLFGAAAAAGAVVLPINWRLSADEICYNLNDCSPRLMFADAEFQDMLKDRLMDLPSLQQCYNLKSDAGSFGDLSSLAEGGNNAVAGDTGSRDGFVIIHTAAVAGRPRGALLSHENLLCAGLHLDYYFALSEKDVHLSLLPLFHVAGLFMAVAAFQAGALNVNMSRFDAGRAAGLTEEFGASLFFDFPPILSSFLKAAAEENRDISSLRSVVGLAAAQDIEQYQQMTGGIYYCMYGQTETSLLATIGPYNDAPGSAGKPVVLADVRTVDDTGGFLPPGESGEIVIRGPLVFQGYWNLAEDNAHTFRNGWHHTGDTGRFDENGFLFYTGRMAEKELIKPGGENVYPAEVEKVILEHPAVDMVVVFGVPDPKWKEGIKAVCRLKPGASLAAEELIGFVGSRIARYKKPHYVEVVTDFPVRSDGSPDREKIKARYSGSG; the protein is encoded by the coding sequence ATGGGACTCTATGATTTTACTTTTTACGATCAGATAAAACGCAATGCCGCGGCCTTTCCGAATGCCGGGGCGTGGTACGAGGTTGACACCGGCGAGATGTTCACATTCCGGGATATAAAAACCCGTGTTGACGCACTTTGCTCCGGACTCAAAGCCGCGGGGGTGGAAAGAGGTGATCGGCTGGGGGTACTCGGAAAAAACAGCATTGAGTTTTTTCTGCTCTTTGGTGCCGCGGCGGCTGCCGGGGCGGTTGTGCTTCCGATAAACTGGCGGCTGAGTGCAGACGAGATCTGCTATAATTTAAACGATTGTTCGCCCAGGCTCATGTTCGCGGATGCAGAGTTCCAGGATATGCTCAAGGATCGCCTGATGGATCTGCCTTCGCTGCAGCAGTGCTACAACTTAAAATCCGATGCCGGGTCATTCGGAGACCTGTCTTCCCTTGCAGAGGGCGGAAACAATGCTGTGGCCGGCGACACCGGCAGCCGGGACGGATTTGTGATCATTCATACAGCCGCGGTGGCCGGCCGGCCCAGGGGAGCGCTGCTGAGCCATGAAAACCTGCTTTGCGCCGGGCTTCACCTGGACTATTATTTTGCCTTGTCTGAAAAGGACGTGCACTTAAGCCTTCTGCCGCTGTTTCACGTGGCCGGTCTTTTCATGGCAGTGGCCGCGTTTCAGGCGGGCGCGCTGAATGTGAACATGAGCCGGTTTGATGCAGGCAGGGCCGCAGGATTGACAGAAGAGTTTGGGGCCTCCCTGTTCTTTGATTTTCCGCCGATCCTCTCATCGTTTTTAAAGGCCGCAGCAGAGGAGAACCGGGACATTTCATCGCTCCGGTCGGTGGTCGGCCTGGCCGCAGCCCAAGACATCGAGCAGTATCAGCAGATGACAGGCGGTATCTATTACTGCATGTACGGTCAGACCGAAACCTCATTGCTGGCCACCATCGGTCCTTACAACGACGCTCCGGGATCAGCCGGAAAGCCGGTGGTGCTGGCAGATGTGCGCACAGTGGACGACACCGGCGGGTTTCTTCCACCGGGCGAATCCGGCGAGATTGTCATCAGGGGCCCCCTGGTGTTTCAGGGCTACTGGAACCTGGCCGAAGACAATGCGCATACATTCCGGAACGGATGGCATCATACAGGAGACACGGGGCGTTTTGATGAAAACGGGTTTTTGTTTTATACCGGCCGGATGGCGGAAAAAGAGCTGATCAAGCCCGGAGGCGAAAATGTTTATCCGGCGGAAGTGGAAAAGGTGATTCTGGAGCATCCGGCAGTGGATATGGTGGTGGTTTTCGGCGTGCCGGATCCCAAATGGAAAGAGGGGATCAAGGCCGTGTGCCGGCTCAAGCCCGGGGCCAGTCTGGCGGCAGAGGAACTCATCGGGTTTGTGGGCAGCCGCATTGCCCGTTACAAAAAACCCCATTATGTTGAAGTGGTCACGGATTTTCCGGTCAGATCAGACGGCAGCCCGGACCGGGAAAAAATCAAGGCCCGCTATTCCGGGTCCGGCTGA
- a CDS encoding bifunctional acetyl-CoA hydrolase/transferase family protein/GNAT family N-acetyltransferase: MDLKAYCPEKLLSSEKAVKKIKNGSRVFIGTGCGEPQQLIRSMVEDESVQDIVVYQMLSSTFSQYIDDPYFTSRFSLKLFFISLHMRQAAFEGKIDYIPAYLSQIPELFNTRQIGLDVALIQVSPPDRYGYCSLGISVDITVSGMTNAPLVIAQVNPRMPRTWGDGFVHVDDIDYLVQFEEPLVSALPEAKNKEIVERISQYINQLVDDGSTLQVGFGHLPNFILPHLNGKKDLGIHTQVITDGFLPLFEQGVVTNKKKNYLPNRVVASLCMGSDQLYQFMDNNPMFYFRVADFVNDPNIIAKNDHLISISSALEIDLTGQICTDSKGYIFYSGIGDQVDFIRGSKMSRNGFSIIALPSTAQGGKVSRIVPHLSEGAGVATTRGDVDIVVTEYGIAELHGKGIYQRVMELAQIAHPKFREWLIEEAKKRHYIFGDQIPPSKQDLMFLEDYKDYLDLESGKTVEFRPLLPSDEFATRNFYYSLQESTVFYRFFYRRKIFSREMLQKQWASVDYHQNMTIIGMIQRGKHREIIAIGSYGQMEDEVAEVAFVVKEEYQGQGIGSYMLALLEKIARENKYTAFTATVLSENKAMVHVFEKRYPHAKIKRGYSGEVDIHMPFDSPENQAGRKKDKNQPDPE; the protein is encoded by the coding sequence ATGGACCTGAAAGCATATTGTCCGGAGAAACTGCTTTCTTCTGAAAAAGCGGTGAAAAAAATCAAAAACGGCAGCCGGGTGTTTATCGGAACGGGCTGCGGCGAGCCCCAACAGCTGATCCGCTCCATGGTGGAAGATGAAAGCGTTCAGGACATCGTGGTCTATCAGATGCTGTCTTCAACGTTTTCCCAATATATTGATGATCCATATTTCACCTCCCGGTTTTCCCTGAAGCTTTTTTTCATCAGCCTCCACATGCGCCAGGCCGCTTTTGAAGGAAAGATCGACTATATTCCGGCCTATCTTTCCCAGATCCCGGAGCTGTTTAACACCCGGCAGATCGGTTTGGACGTGGCCTTAATCCAGGTCAGCCCGCCGGACCGATATGGATACTGCAGCCTGGGTATTTCCGTGGACATCACGGTTTCGGGCATGACCAACGCCCCCCTTGTTATCGCCCAGGTCAACCCCCGCATGCCGAGAACCTGGGGAGACGGGTTTGTCCATGTCGATGACATTGATTATCTGGTCCAGTTTGAAGAGCCCCTTGTCTCCGCCCTGCCTGAGGCCAAAAACAAGGAAATTGTCGAGCGGATCTCTCAGTATATCAACCAGCTCGTTGATGACGGCTCCACACTCCAGGTGGGCTTCGGCCATCTGCCCAATTTTATCCTGCCCCATTTAAACGGCAAAAAAGACCTCGGGATCCACACCCAGGTGATCACAGACGGATTTTTGCCCTTGTTTGAGCAGGGCGTGGTCACGAACAAGAAGAAAAACTATCTTCCCAACCGTGTGGTGGCTTCCCTGTGCATGGGATCGGATCAGCTTTACCAGTTCATGGACAACAACCCCATGTTTTATTTCCGGGTGGCCGATTTTGTCAACGACCCCAACATCATTGCCAAAAACGACCATTTGATCTCCATCAGTTCCGCCCTGGAAATCGATCTGACCGGGCAGATCTGCACGGACTCCAAGGGTTATATCTTCTACAGCGGCATCGGCGACCAGGTGGACTTTATCCGGGGCAGCAAAATGTCGAGAAACGGATTTTCCATCATTGCCCTGCCCTCCACGGCCCAGGGCGGCAAGGTATCTCGCATTGTGCCCCATCTAAGCGAGGGTGCCGGCGTGGCCACCACCCGCGGTGACGTGGATATCGTGGTCACGGAATACGGGATTGCCGAACTCCACGGCAAGGGCATCTACCAGCGGGTCATGGAACTGGCCCAGATCGCCCATCCCAAGTTCCGGGAATGGCTCATTGAAGAGGCCAAGAAGCGGCACTACATCTTCGGCGACCAAATTCCGCCCAGCAAGCAGGATCTGATGTTTCTGGAAGACTATAAGGATTACCTGGATCTGGAAAGCGGAAAAACCGTGGAATTCCGGCCACTTTTGCCATCGGATGAGTTTGCCACCCGCAATTTCTACTATTCGCTCCAGGAAAGCACGGTGTTTTACCGCTTTTTTTACCGCCGCAAGATCTTTTCCCGGGAAATGCTGCAAAAGCAGTGGGCCTCTGTGGACTATCACCAGAACATGACCATCATCGGCATGATCCAGCGGGGCAAGCACAGGGAAATCATTGCCATCGGCTCCTACGGCCAGATGGAAGATGAAGTGGCAGAGGTGGCTTTCGTGGTCAAGGAGGAATACCAGGGCCAGGGCATTGGCAGCTACATGCTGGCCCTGCTGGAAAAAATTGCCCGGGAAAACAAATACACCGCCTTTACCGCAACGGTCTTAAGCGAAAACAAGGCCATGGTCCATGTTTTTGAAAAACGCTATCCGCATGCCAAAATCAAGCGCGGATACTCCGGGGAGGTCGACATCCACATGCCCTTTGATTCCCCTGAAAACCAGGCCGGCAGAAAAAAGGACAAAAATCAGCCGGACCCGGAATAG
- a CDS encoding long-chain-fatty-acid--CoA ligase, producing MKNTAHFAFWPRRVPRQLVYPKVPLFELLETSARRYPDIPAIIYYGARISYSRLADEARRTAAVLFGLGVKTGDRVALYLQNTPHFASGFYGILRANAVVVPINPMLTEREVLQLLTDSGTVAAITTADLCQRLVNVRDQCALDHILVGDYKDYLPDNPELPVPESMQADIEAGNDTIRPWRRSLENTNASPPAQETGCDDMALLPYTSGSTGVPKGCVHTHRTVISNTLSSAVWHNMVAGNVMLATLPLFHVTGLVHSMLAPVYAGATMVMLTRWDRQAALAAIEKYGCTHWTNITTMVIDILNAPDISARDLSSLMIVGGGGAPLPEAVGKKLMELTGLQYVEGYGMTETISQTHFNPPDRPKLQCIGIPDFGVDARIIDLDTAEQLGTGEQGELVINGPEIMEGYWKKPEENEKNFISIEDKWFLRTGDICSMDEEGYFYIVDRSKRMINAAGYKVWPAEVEGVLYQHPAVSEVCVVGVPHQVRVETVKAIVVPTAEYRGRISEQDIIDWASQQMAAYRYPRVVEFVKELPKSGTGKIQWRQLQQKEREKAGGRER from the coding sequence ATGAAGAATACCGCCCATTTTGCGTTCTGGCCCAGGCGCGTTCCCCGGCAGCTGGTATACCCGAAAGTGCCGTTATTTGAGCTTCTGGAAACATCGGCCCGCAGGTACCCGGACATCCCGGCCATTATTTACTATGGCGCCCGGATTTCTTACAGCCGGCTTGCAGACGAGGCCCGGCGGACGGCTGCCGTGCTTTTCGGACTGGGGGTGAAAACAGGTGACCGGGTTGCGTTGTATCTGCAAAACACCCCCCATTTTGCATCGGGTTTTTACGGGATACTGCGGGCCAATGCAGTTGTGGTGCCTATCAATCCCATGCTCACCGAAAGAGAAGTGCTCCAGCTTTTGACCGACAGCGGTACCGTGGCCGCCATTACCACGGCGGATCTCTGCCAGCGGCTGGTCAATGTCCGGGACCAATGCGCCCTTGACCATATTCTGGTGGGCGATTACAAAGATTATCTGCCAGACAACCCCGAACTGCCGGTGCCGGAATCCATGCAGGCAGATATTGAAGCGGGCAATGACACCATCCGGCCGTGGCGCCGCTCCCTGGAAAATACCAATGCCTCACCGCCCGCACAAGAGACCGGGTGCGACGACATGGCCCTTCTGCCCTATACTTCCGGCTCCACAGGTGTGCCCAAGGGGTGTGTGCACACCCACAGAACAGTGATTTCCAACACGCTCAGCTCCGCAGTCTGGCACAACATGGTGGCCGGCAATGTCATGCTTGCCACCCTTCCCCTATTTCATGTCACCGGCCTGGTCCACAGCATGCTGGCTCCGGTATATGCCGGCGCCACCATGGTCATGCTGACCCGGTGGGACCGGCAGGCGGCTTTGGCGGCCATTGAAAAATACGGCTGCACCCACTGGACCAATATCACCACCATGGTCATTGATATCCTGAATGCTCCCGACATTTCCGCCCGGGACCTGAGCTCTTTGATGATTGTCGGCGGCGGCGGCGCACCCCTGCCCGAGGCCGTGGGTAAAAAGCTCATGGAACTTACAGGCCTGCAGTATGTGGAAGGTTACGGTATGACTGAAACCATTTCCCAGACCCATTTCAATCCCCCGGACCGTCCCAAGCTTCAGTGCATCGGGATTCCGGATTTCGGTGTGGACGCCCGAATCATCGACCTGGATACCGCAGAGCAACTCGGCACCGGAGAACAGGGAGAGCTGGTGATCAACGGCCCCGAGATCATGGAGGGCTACTGGAAAAAGCCAGAGGAAAACGAAAAAAATTTTATTTCCATCGAGGACAAGTGGTTTCTGCGCACGGGCGATATCTGCAGCATGGACGAGGAGGGCTATTTCTACATCGTGGACCGCAGCAAGCGCATGATCAATGCCGCCGGCTACAAGGTCTGGCCCGCGGAAGTGGAAGGGGTATTGTATCAGCATCCGGCCGTGTCAGAAGTCTGCGTGGTCGGAGTCCCGCATCAGGTACGGGTGGAGACGGTCAAGGCCATTGTGGTGCCGACAGCAGAGTACCGGGGCCGGATCTCCGAGCAGGACATCATCGACTGGGCCAGTCAGCAGATGGCCGCCTACCGCTATCCCAGGGTCGTTGAATTCGTTAAAGAGCTGCCCAAAAGCGGCACCGGCAAAATTCAATGGCGCCAGCTTCAGCAGAAAGAAAGAGAAAAGGCCGGGGGCAGGGAACGGTGA
- a CDS encoding IclR family transcriptional regulator: MSVQSVQRALTILTLFSHRRPVLGISELSRLMDLPKGTVHGITRTLVDQGFLSQDEQSRKYRLGLKIHELGIVLSGTLELNQKAAGPCHQLSRRTGLLSRIGIWDGGSVVITLNTHPNPMPVLPHQVGPRIHAYCSAIGKAILAFLDEKTIKEYLDRTRMTAFTPHTVTVKKKLLEDLKATRSRGYAIDRQEAVQGMGCMGAPIFNHQGGVAGALSLSGPVNQVLGDQTEELAGEVLSTAAEVSRLFGYFPAIMETGAS; the protein is encoded by the coding sequence ATGAGTGTGCAATCCGTGCAGCGCGCGTTGACAATTTTAACCCTGTTTTCCCATCGCCGCCCGGTGCTCGGCATTTCCGAACTAAGCCGGTTGATGGACCTGCCCAAGGGCACAGTGCATGGCATCACCCGCACCCTTGTGGACCAGGGCTTTTTAAGCCAGGATGAACAAAGCCGAAAATACCGTCTTGGGCTGAAAATCCACGAGCTGGGCATTGTGCTTTCCGGCACCCTGGAATTAAACCAGAAGGCCGCCGGCCCCTGCCACCAGCTTTCCCGGCGCACAGGGCTGCTTTCGCGCATCGGCATCTGGGACGGCGGATCGGTGGTGATCACCCTAAACACCCATCCCAACCCCATGCCGGTTTTGCCCCACCAGGTGGGGCCCCGGATCCACGCCTACTGCTCGGCCATTGGCAAGGCCATTCTGGCCTTTCTGGATGAAAAAACCATCAAAGAGTACCTGGACCGTACCCGGATGACCGCATTTACGCCCCACACGGTAACTGTCAAAAAAAAGCTCCTGGAAGACTTAAAGGCCACCCGCAGCCGGGGATACGCCATTGACCGGCAAGAGGCCGTCCAGGGCATGGGCTGTATGGGCGCGCCGATTTTTAACCACCAGGGCGGGGTGGCCGGGGCCCTGAGCCTGTCCGGCCCGGTCAACCAGGTCCTGGGAGATCAGACAGAAGAACTGGCCGGTGAGGTGCTTTCCACGGCAGCCGAAGTCTCCCGCCTTTTTGGATATTTTCCCGCAATCATGGAAACCGGTGCCTCCTGA
- a CDS encoding MFS transporter: MTIPGRKAWIKTALGYRWAIFGVLSVIYFLACLHRISPTVIARDLVLEFGADATALGVMASAYFYLYAAVQPPVGMLSDTLGPRAVVTVFAIIACIGVILFGLAPGMGVATAGRALVGIGVGGVFIPGLKIFSRWFKRSEFTAITGVFLAFGNAGNLSASLPLTWLVVLLGWRTSFYAIGVITLVMAALAWVILCDKPEDKGWAPIAPEPGPAADDAFDIPAKAGALTRLKRVTAHPGFWMVTLSYFFFGGPALTFQGLWAVPYLTDVHGFTRMTAGAMLMFLPGGFIIGAPVIGFLADRVAAGRKRVITTTLVLGLGCWAVFLVFAGKPPGWMIPVLFLTMGICGGGTLSLYFAVTKELFPAWLTGTAIGLMNPAAFLGTALFQPFSGYLMDRVGAVGPAYPVEGYFHVFIANFVLMAVGLAVVTPLAVPEIKRS; the protein is encoded by the coding sequence ATGACGATCCCGGGCCGGAAAGCTTGGATAAAGACCGCCCTGGGCTACAGGTGGGCCATATTCGGGGTGTTGAGCGTTATCTATTTTTTGGCCTGCCTGCACCGGATTTCACCCACGGTGATCGCCCGGGATCTGGTGCTGGAGTTTGGCGCAGATGCAACGGCCCTGGGGGTGATGGCCTCGGCCTATTTTTATCTGTATGCCGCGGTCCAGCCGCCCGTGGGTATGCTTTCTGACACCCTGGGGCCGCGGGCGGTGGTCACGGTGTTTGCCATCATCGCATGCATTGGGGTGATTTTGTTTGGCCTGGCGCCGGGCATGGGCGTGGCCACTGCCGGCCGGGCCCTGGTGGGCATCGGGGTGGGCGGGGTTTTTATCCCGGGTCTGAAGATTTTTTCCAGGTGGTTTAAACGCTCCGAGTTTACCGCCATTACCGGGGTTTTTCTGGCATTCGGCAACGCGGGCAACCTGTCTGCCTCACTGCCCCTGACCTGGCTGGTGGTGCTGCTGGGCTGGCGCACCTCATTTTACGCCATCGGCGTCATTACACTGGTGATGGCGGCACTGGCCTGGGTGATCCTTTGCGACAAGCCCGAAGACAAGGGCTGGGCGCCAATTGCGCCGGAGCCCGGTCCGGCCGCTGATGACGCCTTTGATATCCCGGCCAAGGCCGGCGCGCTGACGCGCTTAAAAAGGGTGACCGCCCATCCCGGATTCTGGATGGTAACACTTTCCTATTTTTTCTTTGGCGGGCCGGCTTTGACGTTTCAGGGCCTTTGGGCCGTACCCTATCTTACAGACGTGCACGGCTTTACCCGGATGACTGCAGGGGCGATGCTCATGTTTTTGCCTGGCGGCTTTATCATCGGCGCGCCGGTGATCGGTTTTCTGGCAGACCGGGTGGCTGCGGGCCGCAAGCGGGTGATCACAACCACCCTGGTCCTGGGGCTTGGCTGCTGGGCCGTGTTTCTGGTATTTGCCGGAAAGCCGCCTGGATGGATGATCCCGGTCCTGTTTCTGACCATGGGCATCTGCGGCGGGGGCACGTTGTCGCTGTATTTTGCCGTGACAAAGGAGCTGTTTCCGGCCTGGCTCACAGGCACGGCCATCGGTCTGATGAATCCGGCGGCATTTCTGGGAACCGCTCTGTTTCAGCCCTTTTCCGGCTATCTCATGGACCGGGTGGGCGCGGTTGGCCCGGCATACCCGGTGGAGGGGTATTTTCACGTGTTTATCGCCAATTTCGTTCTCATGGCTGTGGGTCTGGCCGTGGTAACGCCCCTGGCCGTACCTGAAATAAAGAGATCATGA
- a CDS encoding acyl-CoA dehydrogenase, producing the protein MATRFVDERNVDFLLYEVFDVTSLTRYDYFGQHNRKMFEMVVKEAVKLAKNLLFPLFEEMDRKPPELVGGEVRVHPAIKKILKEFAEGGWLTSTVPIDQDGEQLPAMVADLCEFIFASANYSANAYAGLTRGAAHLIESFGSQELNETFVPRMRQGRWQGTMALTEPEAGSSLTDVATTAEPLENGHYLIKGQKIFISAGDHDAVENVVHLMLAKIPGGPAGVKGISLFVVPKYRPEADGTLVANDVATSGIYHKLGYRGCPIAQLSMGDKNDCHGWLVGEAHQGLKYMFQMMNEARIGVGMGATAMAGGAYHAALEYTRTRTQGRKPGQKDPASPPVAIIEHADVKRMLLFQKSVVEGSLSLLTQCSKYVDLMKVTQEAGERKKYHLLLEILTPVAKSYPSETGILAISQGLQCLGGSGFCDDYPLEQYYRDCRIHPIHEGTTGIQGMDLLGRKVMMQQGKAFAFYTEQLRQTIGEAGKSKALEGFAAQLEDAVGRLEQVTRHQAGVAQSQGAEAFLADATLYLEYFGIVTIAWQWLAQGVAAQNALEKSPKKKDKGFYAGKMFALRYFFAYELPKTEGLEKRLMADDRPTVEMQPDYF; encoded by the coding sequence GTGGCAACCCGGTTTGTAGATGAAAGAAACGTGGATTTTCTGCTTTACGAGGTCTTTGATGTCACGTCCCTGACCCGGTATGACTATTTTGGCCAGCACAACCGCAAGATGTTTGAAATGGTGGTCAAAGAAGCGGTGAAACTGGCAAAGAACCTTTTGTTTCCCCTGTTTGAGGAGATGGACAGAAAACCGCCCGAACTGGTCGGCGGTGAGGTCAGGGTGCATCCGGCCATAAAAAAGATCTTAAAGGAATTTGCCGAAGGCGGCTGGCTGACCAGCACGGTTCCCATTGACCAGGACGGCGAGCAGCTGCCCGCCATGGTGGCCGATCTTTGCGAGTTTATCTTTGCCTCGGCCAATTACTCGGCCAATGCCTATGCCGGCCTGACCCGGGGCGCGGCTCATCTGATCGAATCCTTTGGCTCACAGGAGCTAAATGAGACTTTTGTGCCCAGGATGCGGCAGGGTCGGTGGCAGGGGACCATGGCACTGACCGAGCCTGAGGCGGGATCGTCTTTGACTGATGTGGCCACCACCGCCGAGCCCCTGGAAAACGGCCATTATCTGATCAAGGGGCAAAAGATTTTTATCTCTGCGGGCGATCACGATGCGGTGGAAAACGTTGTGCATCTGATGCTGGCCAAGATCCCGGGCGGTCCGGCCGGGGTCAAGGGAATTTCGCTTTTTGTTGTGCCCAAGTACCGGCCGGAGGCAGACGGCACCCTTGTGGCCAATGATGTGGCCACCTCCGGGATTTATCACAAGCTGGGCTACCGGGGATGCCCCATTGCCCAGCTGAGCATGGGCGATAAGAACGACTGCCATGGCTGGCTGGTGGGAGAGGCCCACCAGGGGCTCAAATACATGTTCCAGATGATGAACGAGGCGCGCATCGGGGTGGGCATGGGCGCCACGGCCATGGCCGGCGGGGCCTATCACGCGGCCCTGGAATACACCCGCACCCGGACCCAGGGCAGAAAGCCGGGCCAAAAGGACCCGGCATCACCGCCTGTTGCCATTATCGAGCACGCGGATGTGAAGCGGATGCTGCTGTTTCAGAAATCCGTGGTGGAAGGCTCCCTGTCTTTGCTCACCCAGTGCAGCAAATACGTGGATTTGATGAAGGTGACACAAGAAGCCGGGGAAAGGAAAAAATACCATCTTCTGCTGGAAATCCTGACGCCCGTGGCCAAAAGCTACCCCTCGGAGACCGGCATTTTGGCCATCAGCCAGGGCCTGCAGTGCCTGGGCGGATCGGGTTTCTGCGATGACTATCCCCTGGAGCAGTATTACCGGGACTGCCGGATTCATCCCATCCACGAAGGCACCACCGGGATCCAGGGCATGGACCTTCTGGGCAGAAAGGTCATGATGCAGCAGGGAAAGGCCTTTGCCTTCTACACTGAGCAGCTGCGCCAGACCATTGGCGAAGCCGGGAAATCAAAGGCGCTGGAGGGTTTTGCCGCACAGCTCGAAGACGCTGTCGGCCGGCTGGAACAGGTGACCCGGCACCAGGCCGGTGTTGCGCAAAGTCAGGGGGCTGAAGCCTTTCTGGCTGACGCCACCCTGTATTTGGAGTATTTCGGCATTGTCACAATCGCCTGGCAGTGGCTGGCCCAGGGTGTGGCCGCCCAAAACGCCCTGGAAAAAAGCCCGAAGAAAAAGGACAAGGGATTTTACGCCGGCAAGATGTTTGCCCTGCGCTATTTCTTTGCCTATGAACTGCCCAAAACCGAGGGGCTGGAAAAGCGCCTCATGGCCGATGACAGGCCCACTGTGGAGATGCAGCCGGACTACTTTTAA
- a CDS encoding spermidine synthase, whose protein sequence is MNPLFEELDFRNTPMGELVLRRRRVMALKGKIIYEVKLNDEYLMSSLFYAAETALAETGLAKLSGSGWNVAVGGLGLGYTAAAALEFEQVRRLVVIEALAPVIDWHQKNLVPNGAVLCHDPRCQLVHGDFFALCRAGALDPDAPERRFDAILLDIDHTPENWLDAGHGEFYTAAGLNRLQSLLNPGGVFALWSNDAPHDAFIQTLSAVFDRAEGRTICFDNPLQQTVSENGIYLAHRRTA, encoded by the coding sequence ATGAACCCCTTGTTTGAAGAGCTTGACTTTCGCAATACCCCCATGGGCGAGCTGGTGCTGCGGCGCAGGCGGGTGATGGCCCTGAAGGGAAAAATCATCTATGAGGTCAAGCTCAATGATGAGTATCTCATGTCCAGCCTGTTTTATGCCGCAGAAACCGCCCTTGCCGAAACCGGGCTTGCCAAGCTTTCCGGCAGCGGCTGGAACGTTGCCGTGGGCGGGCTGGGCCTGGGATATACGGCTGCGGCCGCACTGGAATTTGAACAGGTCCGCCGCCTTGTGGTCATCGAAGCCCTGGCGCCGGTCATTGACTGGCACCAAAAAAATCTTGTGCCAAACGGGGCGGTATTGTGCCATGACCCGCGCTGCCAACTGGTACACGGGGATTTTTTCGCCCTGTGCCGGGCCGGGGCGCTGGACCCGGATGCACCGGAGCGGCGATTTGATGCCATCCTTCTTGATATCGACCACACACCGGAAAACTGGCTGGATGCCGGCCACGGTGAATTCTACACCGCAGCCGGCCTAAACCGGCTCCAATCCCTGCTCAACCCCGGGGGCGTATTTGCCCTGTGGTCCAATGACGCCCCGCACGATGCGTTTATCCAGACCCTGTCTGCGGTGTTTGACCGGGCGGAGGGCCGCACTATCTGTTTTGACAATCCTCTGCAGCAGACCGTGTCTGAAAACGGCATCTACCTGGCACATCGCAGGACTGCTTAA
- a CDS encoding RNA-binding S4 domain-containing protein, with amino-acid sequence MKEVIITEEPIALCNLLKLENLTASGGEAKYVIAEGMVRVNQNTETRKRKKIFAGDIVEFAGRQFRVQVRGPVT; translated from the coding sequence ATGAAAGAAGTGATCATCACCGAAGAGCCCATTGCGCTCTGCAACCTGCTCAAGCTCGAAAACCTGACTGCAAGCGGCGGGGAGGCCAAGTACGTGATTGCCGAGGGCATGGTCCGGGTCAACCAAAACACCGAAACCAGAAAACGCAAAAAAATCTTTGCCGGCGATATTGTGGAATTTGCCGGCCGGCAGTTCCGGGTGCAGGTCCGGGGGCCTGTGACATGA